The Eleginops maclovinus isolate JMC-PN-2008 ecotype Puerto Natales chromosome 10, JC_Emac_rtc_rv5, whole genome shotgun sequence nucleotide sequence GTATTTAATCTGATGCTTTTGTCCACGGTGTGATTCCGGTTTTAAAACGACTTCTTGGCTTTTTGGTGCAATGTTTGTTTAGCTAGCCGCAGTGATGCTAGCTGGTAGCGCGTAAATGTTTGCCAACTGTTATACACATGTAATCATATTTAACCTGCCTGCTCTGTATAATAAGATAACGACGACGACTGAGGTTATTGAAATTGTGTTAACAATGGCAGATTAAAtgtgtggtgtttgttgtggtaATAAATCAGTATAGATAGGCGTTTCCCGGTTTATTGACCTAGCTAGGTCAGTTAGCTTGCCGATGCATTGATGTAGTTACCGTTTCTAGCTAAGTGCATTTCATTTACTAAGTCTTTCCACCAGGCTGCTTACCTGCTGCCAACTCTGTAACCCATCGGATTATGTGACTAGAAAAGATATCTTATCTTTATTACACTTTATCACATACCTTTACTTTTCTTGTTTCTATTCCAGTTTGTTTAGCATATTAAGACGTGATTGTTGTTCAGTTGGAAATATGTAGTTTATACAGTGGATGTTTTTACAAAATACTCCAGTTATAGTATTAATTAGTATTGGTTAGAACAGgtttcaaatgagaaaaaatggaaataataacacaaagaaagatTGCTTCATCTTGATCATTGTTACCAAAATGTAACATCGAGTCCTTTTATAGTGGATGAGTTACTTTAATATAAAGATACTTCATTAAGGCACATTTAGGTAATGAAGGACACATTATAGTAGGTAGCTCTGTGGAAAATGAAACTGTTCTGTGACTGGCTTTTCAAAAGATGAATTTACTTGTATAGATTTAAATAAGGGTTTAACCCCgtgtgagacacacacaataGTTGTTTAATGTAGCTACTTAActgacatgtttaaaatgtaaatttgtaTAGAAGAATTGTTTGAGGAATAAACctttacatctgtgtgtgtgtgtgtgtgtgtgtgtgtgtgtgtgtgtgtgtgtgtgtgtgtgtgtgtgtgtgtatatatacacacacctAATAATTACAGGTTACCACTAAATACTATTATATACGTTGTTTATGTATACACAACTGCTCTAACTGTCACTTCTTCTGTCCCCAACAGCTAGATTTTCCTGCTTCTCCTGAATTCAAGTCACTCCTGATTGACGTCCTCTGCAGTTTTACCTCCCTGGACCCTTGGACCTGGCTGTAAAGACCTACCTTCTGCGTATACGAACGATAAAGGCATCTGATGCATTTCCCTCTTGAACAttcatgcagtgtgtgtctAGTGAACTTAATTGAAACGTCATCTTGTAATGGCGGTGCAAGACCCTGGCAGGACATCAGGTTTTCCTTGCAAACAATGCGGCATTGTATGTACCAACATGCCCGATCTGCTTGAGCACATGGATGCTCACCTTCAAGAAGAGGAAGATCGCAaatttaaatgtgatgaatgtGGACGTGGTTATAGGCATGCTGGTAGCTTAGCTAACCACAAAAGGACCCACGAGGTGGGTTCTTTTCAATGTAACATCTGCGGTAAAGAAAACTCCAACTCTCTGGCCCTGAAGAGTCATCTCCGGAGTCACAACTATCAGAAAAAGTACTCCTGTGACGAATGTGGGAAATCTTTTCGGCTCGCAACACAGCTAGCCACACATGCGAAGGTTCATCTTACCAGACGTGTAAAGGAGCGCACCTTTAGGAAGGTAGACATGGAATATCCCACacatgaaaataatgaaatagaaaatgatcaCCCCAGTGAGCAGTTTGCCGGTGATGGGATTTCTACAGAAAATAGCCCAGTTGAGTACAATTCGGAGGTTGCTTATAATGCACAATCCGAGACGTCTGATGAAGCAACAAATCGGCCTTTCAGATGTGACCTGTGTGACAAATCATACATACATCATCGAAGCCTGACCAATCATAAAAAGACTCACCAAGTGGGAAAGTTTGAGTGTACAGTGTGCTGCAAACTGTTCAATAACATGGCTGCCCTTTACAGCCACCAGAGATCTCACAAGACGAGAAGCGGGACAGACCCAGATTCTTTGGGCGGGTCATACACAGCGGCACCACTGGACCAGTTTTCACCTCAGACCCAGGATGCTCCAGTAAGCTTTTGCCACTTATGTCAGGTTCTATTCCCTAATGATGAAGAGTTCCAGGAACACATCCACATGCATaactcttcttctctgtcaTTTGGCCTTCAAGATACCTTGTCCGAGAATCACAATATGTCATATGAAAACAGCATTGCCTCGCCCGAGTCCAATTTTTATGCATCACCTATAAATAACGTTCCCTCAGTATCATCTATAGATAATCATGGAGGCTTTGATCAGCCCCTGGAACAGATTAGCAGTAACGGCCACGTGTACTCTGACTGCTCCAACAATCAGACACCACCTTCCATTAGCACTCAGGGAAAACCCCCAATCATAGACACAAGTGTTCTCAATCCTGTCCTTACCCTTGACACTGACAGTTCAACCTTAGACTCTGAGCGGCCCTTCAAGTGTCAAATCTGCAGCAAAAGCTACCGGCACTCTGGGAGCCTCATCAACCACAAAAGGTCACATCAGGTCGGGATTTACAAATGTTCCATCTGCAAAAAGAGCTACCCTCACCTGGCCGCCCTCAAAAGTCATCTCCGTCTCCACAAAGGTCAGTCGTCATCATTCGGCTTCACCACTGATGAAGACTGGCTCTCCTCAGAGCCTCTGGATACCCAACAGGGCTTCTCCTctcaagaggaggaggaggagggagaggaggaggaggaggaggaagaggaagaagaggaggaggatggcaTCTTCCCTCTACTTGATATAAATCAGGAGAATGGATTGGACCAGAGCAATGTGGCTTTGTACCATGAGCAGTTTAATCAGGAGTTTTCCGATATATGACTGTGCATCTACCTCACAGCGACCACCTGACGCAGAGGCACATGTGTGCAGACTGCGGTGAGACATTCGCAGACATTGCAGGGATTAAGTCGCACATTTGCCCGctgctacagcagcagcagcatgacaCTACGAGCAGTGACTATGATAGTGTTGTGAATTTGCAGGACAGTAATGGTAGCTGTGCTGTTAAAAATCCAGGGAGTGACGTAGACTTCCAAGCTCTGAATAGTAGTCACGACCAAAGTTACTTTGAACAGAACTTCCATGAGGAAATGAGAAGTGATCAGATGAATAGTGGCGGAGAAGGGGATAAcgctgatgaggaggaggaggaagatgaagatcTTTATCAGTGTTCTTTATGCGGAAACAGCTACACCAGCATGAGGGCTCTCAGAAGCCATCTCCGAGGGCACACACAGTCCAACGTTACTCCTGCAAGCTCTGGACCTTCCTCTATGTCTTCGCATGAAGAGGTGAAAGACGAGGAGTCCGGGGAGATGATGATCTGTAGCACATGTGGGGAAAGTTTTGCCAATAGGCAAGACTTGATCACTCATCAGCTTCAGCACAACAAAGACCAGGTGGAGAGTGTTGCTCAGTTACACATGAACAACAGCGTTGTGTCTGCAGCCAAGGAGGAAGTACAGAGCATCATCTGTGGCAGCTGCGGCATCTTCTGCAACAGCTTCCATCATCTTACGAACCATGGCTGCTCCGCTGAGAGGACAGGGACTTCGACTCATAGTgaacaggaaatgaaagtgaAGGATGTCTCCCAGCATGATGACACGGCTCATGACAAAGAGACTGAAGATCGACAGTACAAGTGCGATGAGTGTGGACGTTCATACAGACACGCCGGCTCGCTCCTTAACCACAAAAAGTCCCACAAAActggtgtgttcaggtgcctCGTCTGCCAAAAGCGCTTCTACAACCTGTTGGCCCTGAAAAACCATCAACGGTCACACTTTGATATAAAGAGGTTAGTACGGATTGCATACAAACATGTCTAATTCTCAGATTGGTCAGCTGCGTTAAGGCATGCTGGATTAAATGTTAAACCCAAAGAAAAGGTCACTTTTagactgtttttgtgtgtacCTGTTTGGCAAACACAGACTAACCCTATGCTTTGTCTCCTTTCCCAGGCATTCTTGCCATGAGTGCGGCAAAGCTTTCAAAATTCCGAAGCAGCTGATAAACCACCTGAAAAGGCACAAAGAGAACCAAGCTAAAATCCAAGACCTCAACAACCAGATCCAGGCCCTCATGGAGATGAATGGGACCAGGCCAGATGGAGGAATGCAGTTGTTAACTCCAAATGCCAATCAGGCTTTTACCTCCACTCGACGCCGCAGGCAAGTCATtgaaggaaagagagaacaaACAAATTGTGAGACTTCCATCAAATCTGAGAACACGGGTGACCAACGGCCTTTCGCCTGTGATCAGTGTGGCCGTACATATCGCCACGCAGGAAGTCTAGTCAACCACAAAAACTCCCATAAAACAGGCGAATACTACTGTTCGGTTTGCAACAACACTTACCCCAATCAGCTGGCAATGAAGAACCACATGCGCACCCACTTTGCATTGAAAAAGCACTCTTGCCAAAACTGTGGGAAAGGCTTTAGGGGAAAGAAGCAACTATTAGCCCACGTATGTGCAAAACTCAGAAAAGAGGGGGCCGGAGTCAGGAAGGGCCTCAAACCGAGAGCCTTTAAGTGTAAGCAATGTAAGAAGGCCTTTGTTTCGGTTGACAAGCTCACTGCCCATACCTGTGATGCACCACCAGGCAGCAGTGATGCACAAACAAGCACGTCTCGGATTAAAGAGGAGCGGCCTTTCACATGCAACATATGTAATCGCAGCTACCGCCACGCAGGCTCCCTCCTgaaccacaaaaacacacacaagaccGGACAATTCAGCTGCACCTTCTGCTCCAAGCCATTCACCAACCCCATGGCTCTGCGCAATCACACGCGCATCCACACGCAGAAGAAGAAGTACATGTGCCTCACGTGCGGAAAGGCCTTCCGCCTCGCCAGTATCCTGCACAACCACCAGAGGATCCACAGCCGGGCGGCCAGTCACTTCAGGTGCTCTGCGTGCGGCAAGAGCTTCCAGGGCCGGTCCGGCCTGAAGAGGCACCGCTGCCGCCGGGGGCAGGAGAACTCCCCGAGAGCCGGGGTCCAGCAGACAGAGCGCGGAGACAAGTGCTTCATGTGAGTTACTCCCAACTTAGCATGTACATTTCCACGTGTTACATAGTTGTTATTGGGctagtttttatatattttgtttattattagtTTAACGAAGCTGTCCTTACACATCCGTACATTTGCCAACATGACATCAGCCAATATTTGCATCGATACtctaaagatttttttttaaaatgtgaagtttTCAACCGTAAAATGTCCCGATTGGTACATATTGTCAAGGGggtggggaaacaggacccaagtgcagtaaaacaaaagggaggcaggtatgggtccaaacaaaaggcgagctttatttaaattaaagctgtactttcaaccaaaagaaaaacctcaccaacactaaccaggggacaGAGGGACACCGGGAAcaagagcagacagacagacagacgggcaggaacaggcaggtaacatgtacaggATCGGGTAGGAAATGACGACgactgaacaagagacaaaaggggaacccAGACCAAATACATAAGGCtaatcacaaaacaacacacagctggagaggggaggagaaacacaggggtaAAAGGTGAACACAGTGACACAatcagggaaaggagggaaactcagacaggaagtgaaacttaacatgacacacgaggggaaaacctttcaaaataaaacaggaaacggacgcaaaacaaggatcatgacacataTAGTATAATAATGAAGGACTTAATCATAAGTATTATTATGAGGAGTTCTTAGGgctttattatatataatataatatattcattgaTGACGTTTGTCTTCTAAATCAACATTAGGATTAAGCTCCTTTTTTTGTGCCTCAATTAATTCTAAATAACTTGAAACTATTGTAAAGTTCAAAAGACGTTCACATCATATGAAATATAATCCAAAATCAACACGTTTTAATCACCAAATTCTGATTTTGAATCCATTTTTTATTCAACCTTTTGAGAACAACAATTTCAACACAGTCACAATATGTTTTGCCCTCCTATTGTTATATGATGAATCCCTTTATTCATATGTAGGGTCATTCATTTAAAAGGTGATGAATAGCCTTTTTTTACCTCAATGAAAACCTTAAAAGATTTGAATAGAATTTGCTATTAATGATCCAGGCTGATAAAAGGTTCAGTGTTGTGTAAAAATGATTTGGGGTACAGTGTGATACCAGGCATTGAATATGAACGTATTCTTGCTGCAGGTGTGACCTGTGTGGGCGCTCCTACCGCCACGCTGGCTCCCTCCTCAACCATAAAAAGACACACTCCGAAAGCCTGCACCACTGTTCCTTGTGTCTGCAGACATTTCCTGACCCTCTCACTCTACAGATTCACTCCCAGATGAGGCGGCACTGCTGCCCCGAGTGCGGCAAGACCTTCTGTCTGCTGGCACACCTGCAGAGCCACATGGAGGTGCACTCTAAGCCAGCGTCCAGCTACCACCAGGACCTGACCCACGGGGCTCAGGACCCCTACCAACACGGCGTGGACCAACCCGTAGACGACAACCTCTGCTGGGACTCAGGAATAGATCACACCATGGGGGTGGGCGGGATGCTCAAGTCAGTTCCACCCCCTCTGTCCCATATTCCAGAAAGCATCGCTGATTCCGAGAAGAGCAACGAGACAGAGGAGAAGAGCCACGTCTGCGAGCATTGCGGCCGCACTTACCGCCACGCCGGCTCCCTCCTTAACCACAAGAACAGCCACAAGACGGGCTCCTACTTCTGCTCCGTCTGCCAGAAGGAGTTCACCAACTTGATGGCCCTCAAGAACCACCGGCGCATTCACACGGAGCCCAAGCGCTACCAATGTCTGGAGTGCGGCAAGGCTTTCCGCGTGTCCACTCAGCTCATATGCCACCGACGAATCCACACCAAAGAGAAGCCTTTCGCCTGCCTGCAGTGCGACAAGAGCTTTTCCAGCAAGTCCAACCTGCGGCACCATCAGAAGCTGCACCAGAACTCCCAGAGCTACGACTCGTCTTTTAGCATGGATGCTAATGCGTTTATGGACTTGGACATGGGGTCTTTCCTTTGAAAACAGATTCCAGAGCGTACAAGAGAAGAGGATAGGCAGTCCTCTTATTTATCTGTTGTTCATCCCTCTATCAATAattgtaaaactgtatttttttttaaggacaTTTCATTACTGTCTTACCTCCAGAACAGATGGTGACTCACATCCTCCACAGGGTTTACCGGTCAGCTTCTAATAAGGTCTGAATGTTTTCTTGGATCCACAGGATACCAGAATACAAGGCGGCTGGGGTTAATATAAGTCGCCGCTCATTCCTCAATGACGAACCAACCAAAGTGATCAGGAAAGCGCAGCCCAGGTCCATGTGAGAAAACCGACCACAGTGTTTCTGAAAGACAGTACTTTCTTCTCTCGCTACGTATAATTGTGTTCAGTGCCTCTGTACGTTCCTTaggaaacaaaataatacaaactatATTTATCTCTGGATCCTTTTGTCAGCTGCCGAAAGGACTGctcacttttcctttttggatttCACAAATGGCAAGCCTGTTGTAAGTCAAATACCTCTGGGCGGCTCCGAAGGGCAGTGGCAAAGTGAATTTTCTGAAATCACGTCATCACGTAAATAGTCGTACTGCTAATAATAATTAACGTCGAGTGACATTGtatgcttaaaaaaaagaagagatttttattaatttattccTGTTATGTGCATATTTTATTAGAAaccctttttttattaatgttgtaaaaaaatctgTCTTCTAATACTCATGTAGCCTTTAAGGAGCGCCATCATTTAGTTGTCAGATACAACGAGCAGGAATGAATGAGCCAAGCGTCATTGGCAGCACTCAGGTAAACCTTCAAAAGGAACACACCTGACGTGTTAAACATTGTACATAATCAGGTTCACAACTGAGCATTTCCCTTCCACTCGTTCCATTTCAACACGTACGTTAGCTCACTCCCAACAGTTAGCTGCAGCTGCACATGTAGTGCATGCTGACGAGTCCATTTCAGTCCGTTGAGAAGCATCCGTAACGTTGAAGTGCCAGTGCCTAACATGTCAAGTAAAGTGTAGCAGTATCATTTTAGCAAACCTCCTCTTGGTGTTTTTGTTCTAACTGTAAACCTGTGCTGGGCGATAGAGAGAATATCATACATCACAATATTTGTAACCTTGACCTGGATATTGTATCAATACCACACAATAGAAATGTGATCCTCAGTACTACT carries:
- the znf646 gene encoding LOW QUALITY PROTEIN: zinc finger protein 646 (The sequence of the model RefSeq protein was modified relative to this genomic sequence to represent the inferred CDS: deleted 2 bases in 1 codon), encoding MAVQDPGRTSGFPCKQCGIVCTNMPDLLEHMDAHLQEEEDRKFKCDECGRGYRHAGSLANHKRTHEVGSFQCNICGKENSNSLALKSHLRSHNYQKKYSCDECGKSFRLATQLATHAKVHLTRRVKERTFRKVDMEYPTHENNEIENDHPSEQFAGDGISTENSPVEYNSEVAYNAQSETSDEATNRPFRCDLCDKSYIHHRSLTNHKKTHQVGKFECTVCCKLFNNMAALYSHQRSHKTRSGTDPDSLGGSYTAAPLDQFSPQTQDAPVSFCHLCQVLFPNDEEFQEHIHMHNSSSLSFGLQDTLSENHNMSYENSIASPESNFYASPINNVPSVSSIDNHGGFDQPLEQISSNGHVYSDCSNNQTPPSISTQGKPPIIDTSVLNPVLTLDTDSSTLDSERPFKCQICSKSYRHSGSLINHKRSHQVGIYKCSICKKSYPHLAALKSHLRLHKGQSSSFGFTTDEDWLSSEPLDTQQGFSSQEEEEEGEEEEEEEEEEEEEDGIFPLLDINQENGLDQSNVALYHEQFNQEFSDMTVHLPHSDHLTQRHMCADCGETFADIAGIKSHICPLLQQQQHDTTSSDYDSVVNLQDSNGSCAVKNPGSDVDFQALNSSHDQSYFEQNFHEEMRSDQMNSGGEGDNADEEEEEDEDLYQCSLCGNSYTSMRALRSHLRGHTQSNVTPASSGPSSMSSHEEVKDEESGEMMICSTCGESFANRQDLITHQLQHNKDQVESVAQLHMNNSVVSAAKEEVQSIICGSCGIFCNSFHHLTNHGCSAERTGTSTHSEQEMKVKDVSQHDDTAHDKETEDRQYKCDECGRSYRHAGSLLNHKKSHKTGVFRCLVCQKRFYNLLALKNHQRSHFDIKRHSCHECGKAFKIPKQLINHLKRHKENQAKIQDLNNQIQALMEMNGTRPDGGMQLLTPNANQAFTSTRRRRQVIEGKREQTNCETSIKSENTGDQRPFACDQCGRTYRHAGSLVNHKNSHKTGEYYCSVCNNTYPNQLAMKNHMRTHFALKKHSCQNCGKGFRGKKQLLAHVCAKLRKEGAGVRKGLKPRAFKCKQCKKAFVSVDKLTAHTCDAPPGSSDAQTSTSRIKEERPFTCNICNRSYRHAGSLLNHKNTHKTGQFSCTFCSKPFTNPMALRNHTRIHTQKKKYMCLTCGKAFRLASILHNHQRIHSRAASHFRCSACGKSFQGRSGLKRHRCRRGQENSPRAGVQQTERGDKCFMCDLCGRSYRHAGSLLNHKKTHSESLHHCSLCLQTFPDPLTLQIHSQMRRHCCPECGKTFCLLAHLQSHMEVHSKPASSYHQDLTHGAQDPYQHGVDQPVDDNLCWDSGIDHTMGVGGMLKSVPPPLSHIPESIADSEKSNETEEKSHVCEHCGRTYRHAGSLLNHKNSHKTGSYFCSVCQKEFTNLMALKNHRRIHTEPKRYQCLECGKAFRVSTQLICHRRIHTKEKPFACLQCDKSFSSKSNLRHHQKLHQNSQSYDSSFSMDANAFMDLDMGSFL